One Palaemon carinicauda isolate YSFRI2023 chromosome 5, ASM3689809v2, whole genome shotgun sequence DNA window includes the following coding sequences:
- the LOC137641127 gene encoding uncharacterized protein: MESHCHRLTEDKDDGNSHCFRKDNGTSHCHRLTEDKNDGNSHCCRLTQNKDDGNSHGHHLTQDKGDGNSHCHRLKQDKDDGNSHCHCLTQDKGNGNSHWCHLTQDKDDGNSHCLHLTQDKDNGNSHCRRLKQDKDDGNSHWCRLTQDEGDGSSHCYGLKQDKDDGNSHCRRLAQDKGNGNSHWCRLTQDNDDGNSHCRRLTQDIGDGNSHWRRLTEDKDDGNSHCRRLTQDKEDENSHCRHLTQDKDNGNSHCRRLTQDKDDGNSHCRRLTQDKDNGNSHWCRLTQDNDDGNSHCLRLTQDKGDGNSHWRRLTQDKDDGNSHCRHLTQDKDDENSHCCRLT, translated from the exons ATGGAAAGTCATTGCCACCGTCTGACAGAAGATAAAGACGATGGAAACAGTCACTGCTTCC GTAAAGACAATGGGACCAGTCATTGCCACCGTCTGACAGAAGATAAAAATGATGGAAACAGTCATTGCTGCCGTCTGACACAAAATAAAGATGATGGAAACAGTCATGGCCACCATTTGACACAAGATAAAGGCGATGGAAACAGTCATTGCCACCGTCTGAAACAAGATAAAGACGATGGAAACAGTCATTGCCACTGTCTGACACAAGATAAAGGCAATGGAAACAGTCATTGGTGCCATCTAACACAAGATAAAGACGATGGAAACAGTCATTGCCTTCATTTGACACAAGATAAAGACAATGGAAACAGTCATTGCCGCCGTCTGAAACAAGATAAAGATGATGGAAACAGTCATTGGTGCCGTCTGACACAAGATGAAGGCGATGGAAGCAGTCATTGCTACGGTCTGAAACAAGATAAAGACGATGGAAACAGTCATTGCCGACGTCTGGCACAAGATAAAGGCAATGGAAACAGTCATTGGTGCCGTCTGACACAAGATAATGACGATGGAAACAGTCATTGCCGCCGTTTGACACAAGATATAGGCGATGGAAACAGTCATTGGCGCCGTCTGACAGAAGATAAAGACGATGGAAACAGTCACTGCCGCCGTCTGACACAAGATAAAGAAGATGAAAACAGTCATTGCCGCCATCTGACACAAGATAAAGACAATGGAAACAGTCATTGCCGCCGTTTGACACAAGATAAAGACGATGGAAACAGTCATTGCCGCCGTCTGACACAAGATAAAGACAATGGAAACAGTCATTGGTGCCGTCTGACACAAGATAATGACGATGGAAACAGTCATTGCCTTCGTTTGACACAAGATAAAGGCGATGGAAACAGTCATTGGCGCCGTCTGACACAAGATAAAGACGATGGAAACAGTCACTGCCGCCATCTGACACAAGATAAAGACGATGAAAACAGTCATTGCTGCCGTCTGACATAA
- the LOC137641126 gene encoding zinc finger protein 84-like yields MESYCRHLTQDNNRNSHCRCLTQDKDDENSHCRRLTKDKDNGNSHWRHLTQDKDDGNSHCRRLTQDKDDGNSHCHHLTKDKDYGNSHCRHLTQDKDNGNSQCHHLTQDKDNGNSYCRRLTQDKDNGNIHWRHLTQDKDDENSQCRRLTQDKDDGNSHWCRLTQDKDNGNSHWRHLTQDKDDGNSQCCRLTHDKDDGNSHCRRLTKDKDNGNSHCRILTQDKDDGNSHCRRLTKDKDKGNSHWRFLIQDKDDGNSHCRCLTHDKDDGNSHCRRLTKDKDNGNSHCRDLTQDKDDGNSHCRCLTHDKDDGNSHCHHLTKDKDNGYSHWRHLTQDKDDGNSQCRRLTQDKDDGNSYCRRQTQDKDNGNSHCRHMTQDKDDGNSHCRRLTKDKDDGNSHCCRLTKNKDNGNKKHQ; encoded by the coding sequence ATGGAAAGTTATTGCCGCCATCTGACACAAGATAACAATAGAAACAGTCATTGTCGCTGTCTGACCCAAGATAAAGACGATGAAAACAGTCATTGCCGCCGTCTGACAAAAGATAAAGACAATGGTAACAGTCATTGGCGTCATCTGACACAAGATAAAGATGATGGAAACAGTCATTGCCGCCGTCTGACACAAGATAAAGATGATGGAAACAGTCATTGCCATCATCTGACAAAAGATAAAGACTATGGTAACAGTCATTGCCGTCACCTGACACAAGATAAAGATAATGGAAACAGTCAATGCCACCATCTGACACAAGATAAAGACAATGGAAACAGTTATTGCCGCCGTCTGACACAAGATAAAGACAATGGTAACATTCATTGGCGCCATCTGACACAAGATAAAGATGATGAAAACAGCCAATGCCGCCGTCTGACACAAGATAAAGACGATGGAAACAGTCATTGGTGCCGTCTGACACAAGATAAAGACAATGGTAACAGTCATTGGCGCCATCTGACACAAGATAAAGATGATGGAAACAGTCAATGCTGCCGTCTCACACACGATAAAGACGATGGAAACAGTCATTGCCGCCGTCTGACAAAAGATAAAGACAATGGTAACAGTCATTGTCGCATTCTGACACAAGATAAAGATGATGGAAACAGTCATTGCCGCCGTCTGACAAAAGATAAAGACAAAGGTAACAGTCATTGGCGCTTTCTGATACAAGATAAAGATGATGGAAACAGTCATTGCCGCTGTCTGACACATGATAAAGACGATGGAAACAGTCATTGCCGCCGTCTGACAAAAGATAAAGACAATGGTAACAGTCATTGCCGCGACCTGACACAAGATAAAGATGATGGAAACAGTCATTGCCGCTGTCTGACACATGATAAAGACGATGGAAACAGTCATTGCCATCATCTGACAAAAGATAAAGACAATGGTTATAGTCATTGGCGCCATCTGACACAAGATAAAGATGATGGAAACAGTCAATGCCGCCGTCTGACACAAGATAAAGACGATGGAAACAGTTATTGCCGCCGTCAGACACAAGATAAAGACAATGGTAACAGTCATTGTCGCCATATGACACAAGATAAAGATGATGGAAACAGTCATTGTCGCCGTCTGACAAAAGATAAAGATGATGGAAACAGTCATTGCTGCCGTCTGACAAAAAATAAAGACAATGGAAACAAGAAGCATCAATAA
- the LOC137641128 gene encoding uncharacterized protein, whose product MESHGHHLTQDKGDGNSHCHRLKQDKDDGNSHCHCLTQDKGNGNSHWCHLTQDKDDGNSHCLRLTQDKDNGNSHCRRLKQDKDDGNSHWCRLTQDEGDGSSHSYRLKQDKDDGNSHCRRLTQDKGNGNSHWCHLKQDNDDGNSHCRRLTQDIGDGNSHWRRLTEDKDDGNSHCRRLTQDKEDENSHCRHLTQDKDNGNSHCRRLTQDKDDGNSHCRRLTQDKGSGNSHWCRLTQDNDDGNSHCLCLTQDKGDGNSHWRRLTQDKDD is encoded by the coding sequence ATGGAAAGTCATGGCCACCATTTGACACAAGATAAAGGCGATGGAAACAGTCATTGCCACCGTCTGAAACAAGATAAAGACGATGGAAACAGTCATTGCCACTGTCTGACACAAGATAAAGGCAATGGAAACAGTCATTGGTGCCATCTAACACAAGATAAAGACGATGGAAACAGTCATTGCCTTCGTTTGACACAAGATAAAGACAATGGAAACAGTCATTGCCGCCGTCTGAAACAAGATAAAGATGATGGAAACAGTCATTGGTGCCGTCTGACACAAGATGAAGGCGATGGAAGCAGTCATTCCTACCGTCTGAAACAAGATAAAGACGATGGAAACAGTCATTGCCGACGTCTGACACAAGATAAAGGCAATGGAAACAGTCATTGGTGCCATCTGAAACAAGATAATGACGATGGAAACAGTCATTGCCGCCGTTTGACACAAGATATAGGCGATGGAAACAGTCATTGGCGCCGTCTGACAGAAGATAAAGACGATGGAAACAGTCACTGCCGCCGTCTGACACAAGATAAAGAAGATGAAAACAGTCATTGCCGCCATCTGACACAAGATAAAGACAATGGAAACAGTCATTGCCGCCGTTTGACACAAGATAAAGACGATGGAAACAGTCATTGCCGCCGTCTGACACAAGATAAAGGCAGTGGAAACAGTCATTGGTGCCGTCTGACACAAGATAATGACGATGGAAACAGTCATTGCCTTTGTTTGACACAAGATAAAGGCGATGGAAACAGTCATTGGCGCCGTCTGACACAAGATAAAGACGATTGA